A stretch of Vigna angularis cultivar LongXiaoDou No.4 chromosome 4, ASM1680809v1, whole genome shotgun sequence DNA encodes these proteins:
- the LOC108331701 gene encoding cellulose synthase A catalytic subunit 7 [UDP-forming]: MEASAGLVAGSHNRNELVVIHGHEEHKPLKNLDGQVCEICGDGVGLTVDGDLFVACNECGFPVCRPCYEYERREGGQLCPQCKTRYKRLKGSPRVQGDDEEEDVDDIEHEFNIDDEKNKHGHAAEAMLHGKMSYGRGPEDDENSQFPIPVISGGRSRPVSGEFPISSNGYGEQMLSSSLHKRVHPYPMSEPGSARWDEKKEDGWKERMDDWKLQQGNLGPEPEEDADADMSDEARQPLSRKVPIASSKINPYRMVIVARLVILAFFLRYRLMNPVHDALGLWLTSIICEIWFAFSWILDQFPKWFPIDRETYLDRLSIRYEREGEPNMLSPVDVFVSTVDPMKEPPLVTANTVLSILAMDYPVDKISCYISDDGASMCSFESLSETAEFARKWVPFCKKFSIEPRAPEMYFSEKIDYLKDKVQPTFVKERRAMKREYEEFKVRINALVAKAQKVPQGGWIMQDGTPWPGNNTKDHPGMIQVFLGSNGGLDTEGNQLPRLVYVSREKRPGFQHHKKAGAMNALVRVSAVLTNAPFMLNLDCDHYVNNSKAAREAMCFLMDPQIGKKVCYVQFPQRFDGIDTHDRYANRNTVFFDINMKGLDGIQGPVYVGTGCVFRRQALYGYDPPKGPKRPKMVSCDCCPCFGSRKKYKEKSDANGEAAASLKGMDDDKEILMSQMNFEKKFGQSSIFVTSTLMEEGGVPPSSSPAALLKEAIHVISCGYEDKTEWGLELGWIYGSITEDILTGFKMHCRGWRSIYCMPKRAAFKGTAPINLSDRLNQVLRWALGSIEIFFSHHCPLWYGFKEKKLKWLERFAYANTTVYPFTSIPLVAYCILPAVCLLTDKFIMPPISTFAGLYFVALFSSIIATGILELKWSGVSIEEWWRNEQFWVIGGVSAHLFAVIQGLLKVLAGIDTNFTVTSKAVDDEDFGELYTFKWTTLLIPPTTILIINIVGVVAGVSDAINNGYQSWGPLFGKLFFSFWVIVHLYPFLKGLMGRQNRTPTIVVIWSVLLASIFSLLWVRIDPFVLKTKGPDTKLCGINC, encoded by the exons ATGGAAGCCAGCGCTGGACTGGTAGCAGGTTCGCATAACCGCAATGAGCTCGTTGTCATTCATGGCCATGAAGAG CACAAGCCTTTGAAGAACTTGGATGGTCAAGTATGTGAGATTTGTGGTGATGGCGTTGGACTCACGGTGGATGGAGACTTATTTGTGGCTTGCAATGAGTGTGGTTTTCCAGTGTGCAGACCTTGCTATGAGTACGAAAGAAGAGAAGGGGGCCAGCTTTGTCCACAGTGCAAAACCAGATATAAGCGTCTCAAAG GGAGCCCGCGGGTGCAGGGagatgatgaggaggaggatgtGGATGACATTGAGCATGAGTTCAATATTGATGATGAAAAGAACAAGCATGGTCATGCTGCAGAGGCCATGCTTCATGGGAAAATGAGCTATGGAAGAGGTCCTGAAGATGATGAGAATTCCCAGTTCCCAATACCTGTCATTTCTGGGGGCCGATCTAGGCCT GTTAGTGGCGAGTTCCCAATATCATCCAATGGTTAtggggagcagatgttgtcttCTTCATTGCATAAACGAGTGCATCCATATCCAATGTCTGAACCTG GGAGTGCCAGATGGGATGAAAAGAAAGAGGATGGATGGAAAGAAAGGATGGATGACTGGAAATTGCAGCAAGGCAATTTGGGGCCTGAACCTGAAGAAGATGCAGATGCAGACAT GTCAGATGAAGCAAGGCAACCACTTTCAAGGAAAGTACCAATAGCATCTAGCAAAATCAATCCATACAGAATGGTTATTGTGGCACGCCTTGTCATTCTTGCTTTCTTCCTCAGATACAGACTTATGAATCCTGTGCATGATGCACTGGGGCTGTGGCTAACCTCTATCATATGTGAAATATGGTTTGCTTTTTCATGGATTCTGGATCAGTTTCCCAAGTGGTTTCCTATTGATCGAGAGACCTACCTTGACCGTCTTTCCATCAG GTATGAGCGTGAAGGTGAACCAAACATGCTTTCTCCTGTAGATGTCTTTGTTAGTACCGTGGATCCAATGAAGGAACCTCCTCTGGTTACCGCAAACACTGTTCTTTCAATCTTGGCCATGGATTACCCAGTTGATAAGATATCATGCTATATTTCGGATGATGGAGCCTCAATGTGTTCATTTGAGTCCCTGTCAGAAACTGCAGAGTTTGCAAGGAAGTGGGTACCGTTTTGTAAGAAATTTTCTATAGAACCTCGCGCCCCTGAGATGTACTTCAGTGAGAAGATAGACTACTTAAAGGACAAAGTGCAACCCACCTTTGTCAAGGAGCGTCGAGCCATGAAG AGGGAATACGAAGAGTTTAAGGTTAGGATCAATGCACTTGTTGCAAAGGCCCAGAAAGTTCCTCAGGGAGGATGGATTATGCAGGATGGGACACCATGGCCAGGAAACAACACTAAGGATCATCCTGGCATGATTCAAGTGTTTCTTGGAAGCAATGGGGGTCTAGATACTGAAGGAAACCAGCTTCCTCGTCTTGTTTATGTTTCTAGAGAGAAAAGACCTGGTTTTCAACACCACAAGAAAGCTGGTGCCATGAATGCTCTG GTTCGGGTATCTGCTGTTCTCACAAATGCTCCTTTCATGCTGAACTTGGATTGTGATCACTATGTCAATAACAGCAAGGCTGCCAGAGAGGCCATGTGCTTCTTGATGGACCCCCAGATTGGGAAGAAGGTCTGCTATGTCCAGTTTCCTCAAAGATTTGACGGTATTGATACACATGATCGTTATGCCAACAGAAACACGGTTTTCTTTGAT ATTAACATGAAGGGTCTTGATGGTATTCAAGGACCTGTATATGTGGGGACTGGGTGTGTTTTCAGGAGGCAAGCTTTGTATGGCTATGATCCTCCAAAGGGCCCCAAGCGTCCAAAAATGGTAAGCTGTGATTGCTGCCCTTGTTTTGGAAGCCGCAAGAAGTACAAGGAGAAGAGTGATGCAAATGGAGAGGCTGCTGCAAGCCTAAAAG GGATGGATGATGACAAAGAGATACTGATGTCCCAAATGAATTTTGAGAAGAAATTTGGACAGTCCTCTATCTTTGTGACTTCTACCTTGATGGAAGAGGGTGGTGTGCCTCCTTCTTCGAGTCCAGCTGCCCTGCTTAAAGAAGCCATTCATGTGATCAGCTGTGGATATGAAGATAAAACTGAATGGGGACTTGAG CTTGGTTGGATCTATGGATCTATCACAGAAGATATTTTAACAGGCTTTAAGATGCATTGCCGTGGGTGGAGGTCTATTTACTGTATGCCTAAGAGAGCTGCATTCAAGGGCACTGCTCCAATCAACTTGTCAGATCGTCTCAATCAGGTGCTTCGTTGGGCACTTGGTTCCATTGAGATTTTCTTCAGTCACCATTGCCCTCTATGGTATGGCTTCAAGGAAAAGAAGCTAAAGTGGCTTGAGAGATTTGCCTATGCAAACACAACTGTGTATCCATTCACCTCCATTCCTCTTGTTGCCTATTGTATTCTCCCTGCAGTTTGCTTACTCACTGACAAATTCATCATGCCACCG ATAAGCACCTTTGCTGGTTTGTACTTTGTTGCTCTCTTCTCTTCAATCATTGCAACTGGTATCCTAGAGTTGAAATGGAGTGGAGTGAGCATTGAGGAGTGGTGGAGAAATGAGCAGTTTTGGGTTATTGGTGGAGTATCAGCTCACCTTTTTGCTGTGATACAAGGTCTGCTAAAGGTTCTGGCTGGAATTGACACCAACTTCACAGTCACATCCAAGGCAGTAGATGATGAGGACTTTGGAGAACTATACACCTTTAAGTGGACTACTCTCCTAATTCCTCCAACCACTATCTTGATCATTAACATTGTTGGTGTTGTTGCTGGAGTCTCAGATGCCATAAACAATGGCTACCAATCCTGGGGACCACTTTTTGGaaaactcttcttttctttctgggTGATTGTTCATCTGTATCCATTCCTTAAAGGTTTGATGGGTCGGCAAAACCGCACACCCACCATTGTGGTCATTTGGTCAGTTCTATTGGCTTCTATTTTCTCTTTGCTGTGGGTAAGAATTGATCCGTTTGTCCTCAAGACTAAGGGACCTGATACCAAGTTATGTGGAATCAACTGCTGA